One genomic window of Halobellus limi includes the following:
- a CDS encoding PKD domain-containing protein, producing MSVTDNKFTLDTKSIIVLTVAALVAVGSIGGAAAGVGSLGGLQMVTAQEEESKETAVRLEPSSATVNPGQTTTYDVVVQDPVATPNGSIAAYELTVWIEESQVASITDFSIVGDPGLADVNEDPSNSSVRVSVALANISGTDNVSIGTVTVRGQAPGNSDIGLSVNSLGDPEGNSYTVTETPGASITVESPGQPESDPADFEVSNLQAPSSAMQGDLIDVSADVENVGDSEGTQTVGFRIGSGSLESDDDFLTQEVTLESGETETVTFSDIDTSSRSPGDYTHGIFTANDSETATITIEERPETSVSLQPSTATVDTGETTTYDVVADSASEGVGAYNFTVSVADTSVASITDAEALANASTTDVSVASDGSSVEVVGAMADTSDTGSVTIGNVTVEGVDPGNSAVGLSVEALGTQAGDGYEVTDTSGASITVEAPGGDPGPSPDPGPADFGVSNLQAPSSATVGDSIDVSAEITNTGDSEGTQSVDFRLDQNDNDDLETNETLDSQNVTLGAGESTTVTFSDIDTSGLEPGEYTHGVATANETATATIELTAANEPPTADAGEDQTVVEEASVTLDASDSTDPDDDSLAYAWTQTDGPNVSLPDSSAADPSFTAPDVDEETTLTFEVEVSDGEGGTDTDEVTVTVLPAEEEAFFAVTSLDVPAEVQQGESVEVTGEITNTGDVEETQTVEVRIDFDRDGTPETVQSRSITLAGGESTSLTLTRTVPPAVSPGTYTGGLFTDDDSETATVTVVPPSQGPPEENEPPTADAGDDRTVSEESTVTLDASGSTDPDGDSLSYTWTQTDGPDVSLSDSSAADPSFTAPLVDDETTLTFEVEVSDGEGGTDTDAVTVTVEPVETAGAFFEVTALHVPDRAAQGESVEATGEITNTGDAEGTQTVEVRIDVDGDGTPETIRSRSITLSAGESYSMTATRTVPTDLEPGTYTGGLFTEDSSLTDTIEIVAAQPDERFTRDEIAQAKYGYDFDELSDETSREVEELYNRQPFADGAHPEDVKTRDEIAQERHDRDFDELSRETTVEIQSDFDAQFGDTGDDAEYTRDEIAQAKYGHDFDELSTETSGQVEELYNRQPFADGASPSEVQTREEIANQKYGMDLDELSRETRLEIEGTYHEQFAASTEGSEQSPE from the coding sequence ATGAGCGTAACCGACAATAAATTCACATTAGACACGAAGAGTATCATCGTCCTGACGGTCGCCGCCCTCGTCGCGGTCGGAAGCATCGGCGGGGCGGCCGCGGGGGTCGGCTCTCTCGGCGGCCTCCAGATGGTGACAGCCCAGGAAGAAGAATCGAAAGAGACGGCGGTTCGTCTCGAACCGAGCAGTGCCACGGTCAATCCGGGACAGACGACGACGTACGACGTTGTCGTCCAGGACCCGGTCGCGACACCCAACGGCAGCATCGCCGCTTACGAGCTGACAGTCTGGATCGAGGAGTCGCAGGTCGCCTCCATCACCGATTTCAGTATCGTCGGAGATCCCGGGCTAGCGGACGTGAACGAGGACCCTAGTAACTCATCGGTTCGGGTCTCCGTGGCTCTGGCGAACATATCCGGGACCGACAACGTCTCGATCGGAACCGTAACCGTTCGTGGCCAGGCACCCGGAAACAGTGACATCGGGCTCAGCGTGAATTCTCTGGGTGATCCGGAGGGCAATTCTTATACCGTGACTGAGACGCCCGGCGCATCGATCACCGTCGAATCGCCGGGACAACCCGAATCCGACCCGGCTGACTTCGAGGTGTCGAACCTGCAGGCGCCGTCGAGTGCGATGCAGGGTGACTTGATCGACGTCTCCGCGGACGTCGAAAACGTCGGCGACTCCGAGGGAACGCAGACGGTCGGGTTCCGGATCGGATCCGGTTCTCTCGAATCGGATGACGACTTCCTCACACAGGAGGTGACGCTGGAGAGCGGCGAGACCGAGACCGTCACGTTCAGCGATATCGACACGAGTAGCCGCTCGCCCGGGGACTACACCCACGGCATCTTCACCGCCAACGACTCCGAGACGGCGACGATCACCATCGAGGAGCGACCGGAGACCAGCGTGAGTCTCCAGCCGAGTACCGCGACGGTCGACACCGGTGAGACGACGACCTACGACGTCGTCGCCGACAGCGCGTCCGAAGGCGTCGGCGCCTACAACTTCACCGTCAGCGTCGCGGACACGTCCGTCGCCTCGATAACCGACGCCGAGGCGTTGGCGAACGCGTCCACGACCGACGTCTCCGTCGCGAGCGACGGCTCGTCGGTCGAAGTCGTCGGCGCGATGGCGGACACGTCCGACACCGGGAGCGTCACGATCGGGAACGTGACCGTCGAAGGCGTCGACCCCGGAAATAGTGCAGTCGGACTCAGCGTGGAAGCGCTGGGCACGCAAGCGGGCGACGGGTACGAGGTAACTGACACGTCCGGCGCGTCGATCACCGTCGAGGCGCCCGGGGGCGATCCCGGTCCCAGTCCTGATCCTGGTCCGGCGGACTTCGGAGTGTCGAACCTCCAGGCCCCGTCGAGCGCGACGGTCGGTGACTCGATCGACGTCTCCGCGGAGATCACCAACACCGGCGACTCCGAGGGAACCCAGTCCGTCGACTTCCGCCTCGATCAGAACGACAACGACGACCTCGAAACCAACGAGACCCTCGACTCCCAGAACGTGACGCTGGGAGCGGGCGAGAGCACGACCGTGACGTTCAGCGATATCGACACCAGCGGCCTCGAACCGGGCGAGTACACCCACGGCGTGGCCACGGCGAACGAGACGGCCACCGCGACGATCGAACTCACGGCTGCCAACGAGCCGCCGACCGCTGACGCCGGCGAGGATCAGACCGTCGTGGAAGAGGCGTCCGTGACGCTCGACGCGAGCGACTCCACCGACCCGGACGACGACTCGCTCGCGTACGCGTGGACCCAGACCGACGGCCCGAACGTCTCGCTCCCTGATTCGAGCGCGGCGGATCCGTCCTTCACGGCTCCGGACGTCGACGAGGAGACGACGCTGACCTTCGAGGTGGAGGTCAGTGACGGCGAGGGCGGCACCGACACCGACGAGGTGACGGTGACCGTGCTCCCCGCCGAGGAGGAGGCGTTCTTCGCTGTCACCTCGCTGGACGTGCCGGCCGAAGTCCAGCAGGGCGAGTCCGTCGAGGTCACCGGCGAGATCACCAACACCGGTGACGTCGAGGAAACGCAGACCGTCGAGGTCCGCATCGACTTCGATCGGGACGGGACTCCGGAGACGGTCCAGTCGCGGTCGATAACCCTCGCGGGCGGGGAAAGCACCTCGCTGACGCTCACTCGAACCGTTCCCCCGGCCGTCTCACCGGGGACGTACACCGGCGGCCTGTTCACCGACGATGACTCCGAGACGGCGACGGTGACGGTCGTCCCGCCGTCACAGGGCCCGCCCGAGGAGAACGAACCGCCGACCGCCGACGCCGGCGATGATCGGACCGTCTCCGAAGAGAGCACTGTGACGCTCGACGCCAGTGGGTCCACGGACCCCGACGGCGACTCGCTGTCGTACACGTGGACCCAGACCGACGGCCCGGACGTCTCGCTCTCTGATTCGAGCGCGGCGGATCCGTCCTTCACGGCCCCATTGGTCGACGATGAGACGACGCTGACCTTCGAGGTGGAGGTCAGTGACGGCGAGGGCGGCACCGACACCGACGCGGTGACGGTGACCGTCGAGCCGGTCGAGACCGCCGGAGCGTTCTTCGAGGTCACGGCCCTCCACGTTCCGGATCGAGCGGCACAGGGCGAATCCGTCGAGGCCACCGGCGAGATCACCAACACCGGTGACGCCGAGGGCACTCAGACCGTCGAGGTCCGCATCGACGTCGACGGCGACGGTACCCCGGAGACGATACGGTCGCGCTCGATAACCCTCTCCGCCGGGGAAAGCTACTCGATGACGGCGACGCGAACCGTCCCGACGGATCTGGAACCGGGGACCTACACCGGCGGCCTGTTCACCGAGGACAGCAGCCTGACGGACACGATCGAGATCGTGGCGGCCCAGCCGGACGAGCGGTTCACGCGCGATGAGATCGCCCAGGCCAAGTACGGGTACGACTTCGACGAACTCAGCGACGAGACGTCACGGGAGGTCGAGGAGCTGTACAACCGTCAGCCGTTCGCAGACGGTGCACACCCCGAGGACGTCAAGACGCGCGACGAGATCGCACAGGAGCGTCACGACAGGGACTTCGACGAACTGAGCCGCGAAACCACGGTCGAGATCCAGTCCGACTTCGACGCGCAGTTCGGCGATACGGGCGACGACGCGGAGTACACCCGCGACGAGATCGCCCAGGCCAAGTACGGCCACGACTTCGACGAACTGAGCACCGAGACCTCCGGACAGGTCGAGGAGCTGTACAACCGCCAGCCGTTCGCAGACGGTGCGAGTCCGAGCGAAGTCCAGACTCGCGAGGAGATAGCGAACCAGAAGTACGGAATGGACCTCGACGAGCTCAGTCGTGAGACGCGACTGGAAATCGAGGGAACGTACCACGAACAGTTCGCGGCGTCCACGGAGGGATCCGAGCAGTCACCGGAGTAA
- a CDS encoding SDR family NAD(P)-dependent oxidoreductase: MARTAVIAGVGPGLGESLARKFAAEGCQVALFARTASFIEELADDLPAPGEGLAVPTDLSEVESIREGFETVREAFGPVDVLVNHASAASWEGLMDLSVEEFENAWAVGGRGAFVCSKEAVGDMLETGGGTVIFTGATSAVRSLGGTIGFTAAKFAARGMAMDVAQEFGPEGVHVAHVVIDGQIDNPGTRERLPDREPDTFLDPDEMAETYWHLVEQDDVGTQPFEVHITNGPQNTEFL, from the coding sequence ATGGCACGTACCGCAGTCATCGCCGGTGTCGGCCCCGGACTCGGCGAGTCGCTGGCCCGCAAGTTCGCCGCCGAAGGGTGTCAGGTCGCGTTGTTCGCCCGCACAGCATCGTTCATCGAGGAGCTAGCGGACGATCTCCCCGCACCGGGCGAGGGCCTCGCCGTCCCGACCGATCTGAGCGAGGTCGAATCGATTCGAGAGGGTTTCGAGACGGTCAGAGAGGCGTTCGGACCCGTCGACGTGCTCGTCAATCACGCGAGCGCGGCCTCCTGGGAGGGGCTGATGGATCTGAGCGTCGAGGAGTTCGAGAACGCGTGGGCGGTCGGCGGCCGCGGGGCGTTCGTCTGCTCGAAGGAGGCCGTCGGCGATATGCTGGAGACGGGCGGCGGGACGGTGATCTTCACGGGCGCGACCTCTGCGGTGCGGAGCCTCGGTGGCACGATCGGGTTCACCGCCGCGAAGTTCGCGGCTCGCGGGATGGCGATGGACGTCGCCCAGGAGTTCGGACCGGAGGGGGTCCACGTCGCCCACGTCGTCATCGACGGCCAGATCGACAATCCCGGGACCCGCGAGCGGCTCCCCGACCGGGAACCCGACACCTTCCTCGACCCCGACGAGATGGCCGAGACCTACTGGCACCTCGTCGAACAGGACGACGTCGGCACCCAACCCTTCGAGGTGCACATCACGAACGGACCACAGAACACGGAGTTCCTGTGA
- a CDS encoding tyrosine-type recombinase/integrase: MSDDLNPISPDEAIQMYLSDRVDLRQRSRRAHEYRLKQLKKWLHEEGIDDLTELTGRDLARYRRYRIEDCEVAPSTLRGNSFTYKAFLEFCESIEAAPEGIASKVRIPSLNEDELVRTHDLQPDRVDDVLDYLAKFEYASRDHVTLALFFHIGCRLGGLRAIDVGDFHPDENFVEFNHRPPATPLKNGTSGERWVALTDEIVELIEDYRRVNRHDVTDDQGRRPLISTRQGRFSESAIRELIYRLTTPCWIGGCPHDREIETCEATETGRRSLCPSSRSPHDVRSAAIIRMKREGLPAEVIERRVNATQEVIEQHYDERPREEKLRDRMEQRREHIEVL, encoded by the coding sequence GTGAGCGACGACCTGAATCCGATCTCGCCCGACGAAGCGATTCAAATGTACCTCTCGGATCGGGTGGATCTTCGCCAGCGGTCGCGTCGGGCCCACGAGTATCGGCTGAAGCAGCTGAAGAAGTGGCTCCACGAGGAGGGAATCGACGACCTGACCGAACTGACCGGCCGTGATCTCGCTCGGTACCGGCGGTACCGTATCGAGGACTGCGAGGTCGCACCGTCGACACTCCGCGGGAACTCCTTTACCTACAAGGCGTTCTTGGAGTTCTGCGAATCGATCGAGGCCGCACCGGAGGGGATCGCCTCGAAGGTCCGCATCCCGTCGCTGAACGAGGACGAACTGGTTCGGACCCACGATCTTCAGCCCGATCGCGTCGACGACGTGCTCGACTATCTGGCGAAGTTCGAGTACGCGAGTCGCGATCACGTGACGCTCGCGCTGTTCTTCCATATCGGGTGTCGTCTCGGCGGGCTCCGGGCGATCGACGTCGGTGACTTCCACCCCGACGAGAACTTCGTCGAGTTCAATCACCGACCGCCGGCGACGCCGCTGAAGAACGGGACGTCGGGCGAGCGGTGGGTCGCCCTGACCGACGAGATCGTCGAGCTGATCGAGGACTACCGCCGGGTGAACCGCCACGACGTCACCGACGATCAGGGCCGACGGCCGCTGATCTCGACGCGTCAGGGGCGGTTCTCCGAGTCAGCGATTCGGGAACTAATCTACCGGCTGACGACGCCGTGTTGGATCGGTGGGTGTCCGCACGATCGGGAGATCGAGACGTGCGAGGCTACCGAAACCGGTCGGCGGTCGCTGTGTCCGTCGTCGCGGTCTCCCCACGACGTCCGGTCGGCGGCGATCATCCGGATGAAGCGAGAGGGGCTGCCGGCGGAGGTGATCGAGCGTCGGGTGAACGCGACGCAAGAAGTGATCGAACAGCACTACGACGAGCGTCCCCGCGAGGAGAAGCTTCGCGACCGGATGGAACAGCGCCGCGAACATATCGAAGTCCTATGA
- a CDS encoding helix-turn-helix domain-containing protein, which produces MTKSDDAILELLAEAGIAIPPTAIAFNIENVSRPTVDRRLPNLEAVGLVKRFDEPQGYTEITEKGKLYLAGDLDEDDLPEP; this is translated from the coding sequence ATGACAAAATCCGACGACGCCATTCTCGAACTTCTGGCAGAAGCGGGGATCGCTATTCCTCCGACAGCGATTGCGTTCAATATAGAAAATGTCTCGCGGCCGACCGTTGATCGTCGTCTCCCGAATCTGGAAGCTGTCGGTCTCGTAAAGCGCTTCGACGAGCCGCAAGGGTACACCGAAATCACCGAAAAAGGAAAATTGTACCTCGCGGGCGATCTCGACGAAGACGACCTCCCGGAACCGTAG
- a CDS encoding type II toxin-antitoxin system HicB family antitoxin, translating to MASATRDAPDEEGVEFIHEEDGKITAKDLETGVASFGDTKAEALRMLAEAIELHEGGGEPVTEEDLEEWGLDPDPVPDEPKELPDFMK from the coding sequence ATGGCGAGCGCGACACGCGACGCACCCGATGAGGAGGGCGTCGAGTTCATCCACGAGGAAGACGGCAAGATCACCGCCAAGGATCTCGAAACCGGTGTCGCGTCCTTCGGCGACACGAAGGCCGAAGCCCTCCGGATGCTCGCGGAGGCGATCGAGCTTCACGAGGGCGGCGGCGAGCCCGTGACCGAGGAAGACCTCGAAGAATGGGGTCTCGACCCCGATCCGGTGCCGGACGAGCCGAAGGAACTCCCTGATTTTATGAAGTGA
- a CDS encoding type II toxin-antitoxin system HicA family toxin has translation MVRTNFSGHDIASVLHDFGYKRVGRVGSHLKMRYESPDTDEVRIVSIPMKSEDEIPTGTLQSIADQCGAEDFHAWCEWIDEHR, from the coding sequence ATGGTCCGGACGAACTTCTCCGGACACGATATCGCGTCGGTGCTCCACGACTTCGGCTACAAGCGTGTCGGCCGTGTCGGGAGCCACCTGAAGATGCGCTACGAGTCGCCGGACACTGACGAAGTTCGAATCGTCTCGATCCCGATGAAGTCCGAGGATGAAATCCCGACCGGAACCCTCCAGTCGATCGCTGATCAGTGCGGTGCGGAGGACTTCCACGCGTGGTGCGAGTGGATCGACGAGCATCGCTGA